From the Micromonospora echinospora genome, the window CCGTCGACCTCCGTAACCGACTGAACGGCCTGTCCGGCCTCCGGCTGCCCGCCACGCTGGTCTTCGACTACCCGACGCCGACCGCGCTCGCCGAGAAGCTGGCCAGCGAGATCACCGCCGGGGAGGCCCCCTCCACCCAGCCCCTCTTCCAGGGCATCGACACCGTGGAGAGCCTGCTCACCACCATCCCGCTCGATCCGGCGACCCGGGAGCGGTTCACCACCCGGATGCGGGACCTGCTGGCCAAGGCGACCGGCCTGGCCGACGGCCCCGCCGCCGAGGAGGACCGGCCCGATCTCGAGTCGGCCAGCGACGACGAGATCTTCGACTTCATCAGCAAAGAGTTTGGAATCTCCTGAGATGACCGACCCCCGGATCGAGGCAGGTGCGGCCCGATGAGCGACGACGACAAGCTGCGGTACTTCCTCAAGCGGGTGACCGCCGACCTGCACGACACGAAGCGCAAGCTGCAGACCGTCGAGGCCCGCGACCAGGAACCCCTCGCGATCGTGTCGATGAGTTGCCGGTTCCCCGGCGGCGTCCGCTCGCCCGAGGACCTGTGGGACCTCGTCGCCGACGGCCAGGACGCCCTCACCGAGTTCCCGGACGACCGGGGCTGGGACGTGGAGTCGCTCTACGACCCCGACCCGAACAAGCCGGGCAAGAGCTACACCCGGGTGGGTGGGTTCCTCGACGCCGCCGGTGACTTCGACGCCTCGCTGTTCGGGATCTCCCCCCGCGAGGCCCTCGCGATGGACCCGCAGCAGCGGCTGCTGCTGGAGACCTCCTGGGAGGCGGTCGAGCGGGCCGGCATCGACCCGCTGTCCCTGCGGGGCAGCCAGACCGGTGTCTTCGTCGGGGTCACCACCTCCAACTACGGGATGGGCCTGCCGAACGTTCCCGAGGGCGTCGACATGTACCTCGGCACCGGCAACACCACAAGCGTCGCCTCCGGCCGGATCTCGTTCACGCTCGGACTGAACGGCCCGGCGGTCACCGTCGACACCGCCTGCTCCTCCTCCCTGGTCGCCCTGCACCTGGCGGCCACCGCGCTGCGCCGCCGGGAGTGCGACCTGGCCATCGCCGGTGGCGTCACCGTGATGGCCACGCCCGGCGTCTTCGTCGTCTTCTCCCGGCAGCGCGGCATGTCCGTCGACGGACGGTGCAAGGCGTTCGCGGCCGGCGCGGACGGCACCGGCTGGGGCGAGGGCGGCGGCGTGCTCGTCCTGGAACGGCTCGCCGACGCGGAACGCAACGGCCACCCGATCCTCGCCGTGATCCGAGGCAGCGCCCTCAACCAGGACGGCGCGTCCAACGGCCTCACCGCCCCCAACGGCCCGTCGCAGCAGCGGGTCATCCGGCAGGCCCTCGCCAACGCCCGGCTCGGCGCCGCCGACGTCGACATGGTGGAGGCACACGGCACGGGCACCACCCTCGGTGACCCGATCGAGGCGCAGGCGCTCATCGCCACGTACGGGCAGGACCGCCCCGCCGACCAGCCGCTGTGGCTCGGCTCGGTGAAGTCGAACATCGGCCACACCCAGAGCGCCGCCGGGGTCGCCGGCATGGTGAAGATGGTGATGGCCCTCCGTAACGGCGTGATGCCGGAGACCCTGCACGTCGACGAGCCGTCCCCGCACGTGGACTGGTCCGCCGGGGCGGTCTCGTTGCTCACCGAACGCCGGCCGTGGCCGGAGCTGGACCGGCCCCGCCGGGGCGGGGTGTCCTCGTTCGGCGTGAGCGGCACCAACGCCCACGTGATCGTCGAGGAGTACCGGCCGTCCGCCACCACCGCCCCCGACCAGGCGGACGGGGACGACACCGGCGCCGCCGCGTCCGCGTACCGGCCCGGCCTGGTCGCGTCGGACGTGACGGTGTGGCCGGTCTCCGCCCGGACCCGCGGCGCGCTCGCCGGTCAGGCCGGCCGGCTGGCCGGGTACGTGCGCGAGAACGGTGACCTGGACCCGGCGACGGTCGGCTGGTCCCTGCTGACCACCCGGTCGACGTTCGACCAGCGGGCCGTTGTCGTCGGCTCGGGTGTCGAGGAGCTGCTGTCGGGTCTGGACGCGGTGGCGTCGGGCCTGCCGGCGGGGAACGTGGTGCTCGGTACCGCTGCGGGCTCGTCCGCCGGCCCGGTGTTCGTGTTCCCGGGTCAGGGTGCGCAGTCGGCGCGGATGGCGGCCGGTCTGGTGGGTCGTACGCCGGTGTTCGACGACCGTCTCGCCGAGTGCCAGCGGGCGCTCGCGCCGTACCTGGACGTGGATCTGGTCTCGGTGTTGACCGGTGACGACGAGTCGTGGTTGGAGCGGGTGGAGGTCGTCCAGCCGGTGCTGTGGGCGGTCGGCATCGCTCTGGCGGCGGTGTGGGAGCACGTCGGTGTCGTCCCGGCGGCGGTGATCGGTCACTCGCAGGGTGAGATCGGCGCGGCGTGTGTCGCGGGGATCCTGTCGTTGGAGGACGCGGCGAAGACGGTGGCGTTGCGGTCGCGTGCTCTGGCGGTGTTGCGGGGTACGGGTGCGATGGCGTCGGTGGACCTCTCCGCCGAGGCGGTCGCGGAGCGGCTGCCGGCGTTCCCCGGTGTGGGCGTGGCGGCGGTCAACGGTCCGTCGACGGTGGTCGTCTCCGGGCCGCCGCAGCCGGTGGCCGACCTGGTGGCCGCGTGCCAGGCCGACGGGGTGCGGGCCCGGGTGATCCCGGTGGACTACGCGTCCCACTCGGCAGCGGTGCAGGAGGTCGCCGAGCAACTGCGAACTGATCTGGCCGACGTGAAGCCGCAGGCCGGTTCCATCCGTCTCGTCTCCACGCTGACCGGTGACTGGGTGGAACCGGAGAGCATGGGCGCCGACTACTGGTACGAGAACCTGCGGCAGACGGTGCTCTTCGACCCGGCCGTCCGGGTGGCGGTGGCCGCCGGTCACACCACGTTCGTCGAGATCTCCCCGCACCCGGTGCTCACCATGCCGGTCACCGCGATCCTGGACGACGCCGGTGTCACCGGGCACACCCTCGGCACGTTGCGGCGCGGTGAGGACGACGCCACCCGGCTGCTGACCAGTCTGGCCACGGCGTACTCGGTCGGTCTGCCGGTGGACCTGCGGCGGGTGCTGGCCGAGACGGCGACCGTCGAGCTGCCCACCTACGCCTTCGACCACCAGCGCTACTGGCTGGACGGTAGCGGCGGACCCGACCTGGAGAGCCTGGGCCAGGGTGCCGTCGACCCCGGCGACGCCGGCTTCTGGGCGGCCGTGGAGCGCGGCGACCTGGCCGCGCTCGCCAACGTGGTCACCCCCGCCGACACCCCCGCCGAGCAGACCGCCGACGCGCTGCGGCCCGTCCTGCCGCTGCTCACCTCGTGGCGGCGGCAGCGACGCCGGCAGTCCGACATCGACAGCTGGCGCTACCAGGACACCTGGCGGCCGCTGACCGGCATCGCGAACCGGGGCATGAGCGGCACCTGGGTCGTGGTGATGCCGACGGGCGAGTTCGTCGAGCCCTGGCAGGACGCCTGCGTCGAGGCGTTCGCCGCAGCCGGCGCGAACGTGGTACCGATCCCCGTCAGCACCGGCGACGTCGACCGTGACCTGCTCGGCAAGCTCCTGCGGGAGGCCCTCGCCACCAGCGTCGCCACCGACGACGGTCAGGCCGGGGTGACCGGCGTGGTGTCGCTGCTCGCCTTCGACGAGCTGGTCCACCCGCTGTACCTCTCCGTACCCGGCGGCTACGCCGCCACCGTCGCGCTCTTCCAGGCTCTCGGCGACATCGGCGTGAGCGCTCCGATGTGGAGCATCACCTCGGGCGCTGTCTCCGTCGGTCGCGCCGACCAGTTGCGTGCGCCGATGCAGGCGCTGGTCTGGGGATTCGGCCGGGTCGCCGCGCTGGAGCACCCGGAACGC encodes:
- a CDS encoding type I polyketide synthase; translated protein: MSDDDKLRYFLKRVTADLHDTKRKLQTVEARDQEPLAIVSMSCRFPGGVRSPEDLWDLVADGQDALTEFPDDRGWDVESLYDPDPNKPGKSYTRVGGFLDAAGDFDASLFGISPREALAMDPQQRLLLETSWEAVERAGIDPLSLRGSQTGVFVGVTTSNYGMGLPNVPEGVDMYLGTGNTTSVASGRISFTLGLNGPAVTVDTACSSSLVALHLAATALRRRECDLAIAGGVTVMATPGVFVVFSRQRGMSVDGRCKAFAAGADGTGWGEGGGVLVLERLADAERNGHPILAVIRGSALNQDGASNGLTAPNGPSQQRVIRQALANARLGAADVDMVEAHGTGTTLGDPIEAQALIATYGQDRPADQPLWLGSVKSNIGHTQSAAGVAGMVKMVMALRNGVMPETLHVDEPSPHVDWSAGAVSLLTERRPWPELDRPRRGGVSSFGVSGTNAHVIVEEYRPSATTAPDQADGDDTGAAASAYRPGLVASDVTVWPVSARTRGALAGQAGRLAGYVRENGDLDPATVGWSLLTTRSTFDQRAVVVGSGVEELLSGLDAVASGLPAGNVVLGTAAGSSAGPVFVFPGQGAQSARMAAGLVGRTPVFDDRLAECQRALAPYLDVDLVSVLTGDDESWLERVEVVQPVLWAVGIALAAVWEHVGVVPAAVIGHSQGEIGAACVAGILSLEDAAKTVALRSRALAVLRGTGAMASVDLSAEAVAERLPAFPGVGVAAVNGPSTVVVSGPPQPVADLVAACQADGVRARVIPVDYASHSAAVQEVAEQLRTDLADVKPQAGSIRLVSTLTGDWVEPESMGADYWYENLRQTVLFDPAVRVAVAAGHTTFVEISPHPVLTMPVTAILDDAGVTGHTLGTLRRGEDDATRLLTSLATAYSVGLPVDLRRVLAETATVELPTYAFDHQRYWLDGSGGPDLESLGQGAVDPGDAGFWAAVERGDLAALANVVTPADTPAEQTADALRPVLPLLTSWRRQRRRQSDIDSWRYQDTWRPLTGIANRGMSGTWVVVMPTGEFVEPWQDACVEAFAAAGANVVPIPVSTGDVDRDLLGKLLREALATSVATDDGQAGVTGVVSLLAFDELVHPLYLSVPGGYAATVALFQALGDIGVSAPMWSITSGAVSVGRADQLRAPMQALVWGFGRVAALEHPERWGGLVDLPEAVEQRSADLLVAALTTAGEEDQIAVRPSGLLGRRLTRVPLGDSQPANPWEPSGTALVTGGTGALGGHAARWLARSGVENIIIASRRGMAAPGAQQLVDDITALGARATVVACDASDREALAELIDGIPDEQPLTTVVHACAVLDDALINDIRIDQIERVLKAKVDVAYHLHELTLGLDLSAFVMFSSFAGTVASSGVGNYAPSNAFLDALAQHRRALGMPATSIAWGAWAGGGMADGPFGELLHRHGVPEMPPEAAITALHQAVDHGEPALTIADIAWDRFAVAFTATRPGPLISDLPDVRRLQATEHVAAGVEVPDGPDSLRDRLAGLPAADRMAVLLGLVRGQVAAVLNYASGESVDEHRAFRELGFDSVTAVELRNRLGTATGVALPVTLVFDYPTPTTLAEYLFAEVAQEDVVTPTVLLDDLDRIADSLDVVAGDEAARVRATVRLQAMLSRLGQGGGGDIGRHLDDASDDELFAMVDKDLGIS